The Synechocystis sp. PCC 7509 genome includes a window with the following:
- a CDS encoding cupin domain-containing protein — MSSAKGIEIRPLTSTKGGMTDFYTPQTSDQTILVQIPPHTIEDLFVHKAQTDQLLVVKGRFVLVTLINRCYEYIALSDRTPVVAIIPPGVLHGAINLDDEPCVLINAVLRHGEPNQRDYIPRSQPIPYDLAAVKAALDQLEVKKFTSVILGACVP, encoded by the coding sequence ATGAGTTCAGCTAAGGGGATTGAAATTCGTCCGTTGACTTCTACAAAGGGGGGTATGACTGATTTTTATACTCCCCAAACTAGCGACCAAACTATTTTGGTACAAATTCCTCCCCATACCATTGAGGACTTATTTGTTCACAAGGCGCAAACAGACCAGTTGTTAGTAGTCAAAGGTCGCTTTGTATTAGTAACTTTAATTAATCGGTGCTACGAATATATTGCTTTAAGCGATCGCACTCCAGTAGTAGCAATTATCCCGCCAGGAGTATTACACGGTGCGATCAACCTTGACGATGAGCCTTGCGTATTAATCAACGCGGTATTGCGTCACGGGGAGCCAAACCAGCGCGATTACATCCCGCGATCGCAACCCATACCTTACGATCTCGCCGCCGTCAAAGCCGCCTTAGACCAACTAGAGGTTAAAAAATTTACTTCCGTCATCCTCGGTGCTTGCGTCCCCTAA
- a CDS encoding 3-isopropylmalate dehydratase large subunit, protein MGMTLTEKILAKAASQAVVEPGQNIWVDVDLLMTHDVCGPGTIGVFKREFGADAKVWDSEKIVLIPDHYIFTADERANRNVDILRDFAREQGIKYFYDITDRSDFKANPDYKGVCHITLAQEGHTRPGEVLFGTDSHTCNAGAFGQFATGIGNTDAGFIMGTGKLLIKVPATMQFVLNGTLPDYLLAKDLILQIIGDIGVAGATYRTMEFSGETVQNLTMEERMTLCNMAIEAGGKNGTISADETTYEYLRSRTNKPFESFYSDSDAKFYSSYTYDVSQLEPVVAKPHSPDNRAKARECSDVKIDRVYIGSCTGGKTTDFINAARILKGQKVKVPTYLVPATQKVYEDLFTHKYQGQTLSEIFIESGCIEPAAPSCAACLGGPKDTFGRMNSAEVCVSTTNRNFPGRMGEKNAQIYLASPYTAAASAITGYVTDPREFLS, encoded by the coding sequence ATGGGAATGACCTTAACGGAGAAAATCTTGGCTAAAGCCGCAAGTCAAGCGGTGGTAGAGCCAGGACAAAATATCTGGGTAGATGTAGATTTATTGATGACTCATGATGTTTGCGGCCCGGGTACAATCGGTGTATTCAAACGGGAGTTTGGAGCGGATGCTAAAGTTTGGGACAGCGAAAAAATAGTTTTAATTCCCGACCATTACATTTTTACCGCCGACGAGCGTGCTAACCGCAATGTTGATATATTACGCGACTTTGCCCGCGAACAAGGCATAAAATATTTTTACGATATTACCGATCGCTCTGACTTTAAGGCTAACCCTGATTATAAAGGCGTTTGTCACATAACCTTAGCTCAAGAAGGTCATACCCGCCCTGGGGAAGTTTTGTTTGGCACAGATTCTCATACTTGTAACGCTGGCGCTTTCGGTCAATTTGCGACGGGAATTGGCAACACTGATGCAGGTTTTATTATGGGTACAGGCAAACTTTTAATCAAAGTACCTGCAACAATGCAATTTGTATTGAATGGAACTCTGCCCGATTATTTACTAGCAAAAGACCTAATATTGCAAATTATTGGCGATATTGGCGTTGCGGGAGCAACTTACCGGACGATGGAATTTAGCGGGGAAACCGTGCAAAACCTGACGATGGAGGAGCGCATGACCCTATGTAATATGGCGATTGAAGCTGGTGGCAAAAATGGTACGATTTCAGCAGATGAAACTACTTATGAGTATTTGCGATCGCGTACAAACAAACCTTTTGAATCATTTTATAGTGATAGCGATGCCAAGTTTTACAGCAGCTACACTTACGATGTTTCTCAGTTAGAGCCTGTAGTTGCTAAACCCCACTCTCCCGACAATCGAGCCAAAGCGCGGGAATGCTCCGATGTGAAAATTGATCGAGTCTACATTGGGTCTTGTACTGGGGGAAAAACCACCGATTTTATCAATGCAGCGCGGATTCTTAAAGGTCAAAAAGTCAAAGTCCCAACTTACTTAGTCCCAGCAACCCAAAAAGTGTACGAGGATTTATTTACTCACAAGTACCAAGGACAAACTCTATCAGAGATTTTTATTGAATCTGGTTGTATCGAACCTGCTGCGCCTTCTTGTGCGGCTTGTCTTGGCGGGCCCAAAGACACTTTTGGGCGCATGAATAGCGCCGAAGTTTGTGTATCTACTACTAATCGCAACTTTCCCGGTCGCATGGGTGAAAAAAATGCCCAAATTTATTTAGCTTCACCTTACACCGCCGCCGCCTCCGCTATCACAGGTTATGTAACTGACCCACGCGAATTTTTGAGCTAA
- a CDS encoding gluconokinase, producing MIVVVMGVSGSGKSTIGKLLAASLNWEFSDADDFHSATNIEKMSKGVPLNDADRMPWLDQLQNAIAQWLLADKNVVLACSALKASYRRLLWLNPEQMRLVYIKSSFELLQKRLQQRQNHFMAQTLLKSQFDILEEPKDGIIVDANQPAIVSVQQIRESLQSQPI from the coding sequence ATGATTGTTGTTGTGATGGGAGTTTCAGGCTCAGGCAAATCTACTATTGGTAAGTTGCTGGCAGCATCGTTAAACTGGGAATTTAGCGATGCTGATGACTTTCATTCGGCAACTAATATTGAGAAAATGAGCAAGGGTGTACCATTAAATGATGCCGATAGAATGCCTTGGTTGGATCAATTGCAAAATGCGATCGCCCAGTGGCTACTAGCAGATAAAAATGTAGTCTTAGCCTGTTCTGCTCTTAAGGCTTCCTACAGGCGATTATTGTGGTTAAATCCTGAACAAATGAGATTGGTTTACATCAAAAGCTCTTTCGAGCTACTGCAAAAGCGGCTACAACAGCGTCAAAACCATTTTATGGCTCAAACCCTCCTAAAAAGCCAATTTGATATTTTAGAAGAGCCTAAAGACGGAATTATTGTAGATGCCAATCAGCCAGCTATAGTTAGCGTCCAGCAGATTAGAGAAAGTTTACAATCTCAACCTATTTAG
- a CDS encoding N-acetylmannosamine-6-phosphate 2-epimerase: MPVDFAKVIEPLRHGLIVSCQAPANSPLYEPSIIAAIALAAINQGSVAIRIDTPAHIQAVKQRCNAPIIGLWKQIISGYDVYITPQFHHAQAVSQAGADIIAIDATSRERPGGETITSLITQIHELDKPVMADVDTIENAIAALNAGADMIGTTLYGYTSQTMGLTPPGFKLLSQIVKLNIPAICEGGIASPQTARKALDLGAYAVVVGTAITGIDLQVKAYKEAIAS; encoded by the coding sequence ATGCCTGTTGATTTTGCTAAAGTTATTGAACCTCTGCGTCATGGCTTAATTGTCTCTTGTCAAGCCCCTGCAAATTCGCCACTGTACGAACCAAGTATAATTGCCGCGATCGCACTTGCCGCCATAAACCAAGGCTCTGTAGCTATTAGAATCGATACCCCCGCCCACATTCAAGCTGTCAAACAACGCTGCAATGCCCCGATAATTGGGCTGTGGAAGCAAATAATATCTGGGTATGATGTGTACATTACGCCCCAGTTTCATCACGCTCAGGCGGTTTCTCAAGCGGGTGCAGATATCATTGCAATCGATGCTACATCTAGAGAGCGTCCCGGAGGTGAAACTATTACGAGTTTAATTACTCAGATTCATGAACTAGATAAACCTGTAATGGCGGACGTAGATACTATAGAAAATGCGATCGCAGCCTTAAACGCGGGTGCAGACATGATCGGGACTACTTTATACGGCTACACTAGCCAAACAATGGGTTTAACACCTCCAGGTTTTAAATTACTAAGTCAAATAGTTAAACTAAATATTCCGGCAATTTGTGAAGGTGGCATTGCTTCCCCGCAAACGGCGCGTAAAGCTTTAGACTTAGGCGCATACGCGGTAGTGGTGGGTACAGCGATTACGGGAATAGATTTGCAAGTTAAAGCTTATAAAGAAGCGATTGCCAGCTAA
- a CDS encoding DNA polymerase III subunit gamma/tau, with the protein MSYEPLHHKYRPQTFADLVGQEAIATTLTNAIRKSQIAPAYLFTGSRGTGKTSSARILSKSLNCLSSPAPIEKPCGKCDACQGITKGIALDVIEIDAASNTGVDNIREIIERAQFAPVQCRYKVYAIDECHMLSSAAFNCLLKTLEEPPKSVVFILATTDPERVLPTIISRCQRFDFRRIPMQAIADHLRYIATEEDISISSDALQLVAGLAQGGLRDAESLLDQLSLLSGEITIERVWDLAGSVSEKDCLELLNAIALCHPDTILESARKIMDRGREPLIVLQNLASFYRDLLIAKTAPTRNDLVSLTSATWESLRKLANNVEIATIVNGQQHLAKSEIQIKNSTQPRLWLEVTLLGLLATNTAQTPTVTINSVPSPEIKPIPVIEQTPTKAIAPLETPSQLVQAESDQNYHRSQIETPSQPLGETDPITPIAAGDSNLWQKIVKEIKPLSAQALVSQHCRLLSFDGSLARVGITSQQLLKLAQNKIPNIEAAFQILVAQKVKVVLEVSNSETKTVPPTEQMRSPTVSPPQETAPNDNFSPPPPKPPELPVVKSPPPIPEAAAPSTDPAIEVVDNQLELASQRLAEAFKGETVNFNFKPSVSPKTSAPAMQIATASNWDEEDDDEVDF; encoded by the coding sequence ATGTCTTACGAGCCGCTACATCACAAATATCGACCACAAACTTTTGCTGATTTAGTCGGGCAAGAGGCGATCGCAACCACGTTAACTAACGCCATCCGCAAGAGCCAAATTGCCCCGGCTTACTTGTTTACAGGCTCAAGAGGGACGGGTAAAACTTCTAGCGCCCGGATTTTATCTAAATCTCTAAATTGTCTCAGTAGCCCCGCGCCTATAGAAAAGCCTTGTGGCAAGTGCGATGCTTGTCAAGGAATTACCAAAGGTATTGCTTTAGATGTAATTGAAATAGACGCAGCTAGTAATACCGGAGTAGACAACATTCGGGAAATTATCGAACGCGCCCAATTTGCTCCGGTACAGTGTCGCTATAAAGTTTATGCGATCGATGAATGTCATATGCTGTCGAGTGCGGCGTTCAATTGCTTACTAAAAACTCTGGAAGAACCGCCAAAAAGCGTAGTATTTATCTTAGCAACCACCGATCCAGAGCGAGTTTTACCTACAATTATTTCTCGCTGTCAAAGGTTTGATTTTCGCCGGATTCCGATGCAAGCGATCGCCGATCATTTACGCTACATTGCCACTGAAGAAGATATTAGTATTAGTTCCGATGCTTTGCAATTGGTAGCTGGGCTTGCTCAAGGTGGCTTGCGCGACGCGGAAAGTTTGCTCGATCAGTTGAGCTTATTGTCTGGAGAAATTACCATCGAGCGAGTGTGGGATTTAGCAGGTTCAGTCAGCGAAAAAGATTGCTTAGAATTGTTGAATGCGATCGCCCTTTGTCACCCCGATACTATCTTAGAAAGCGCCCGAAAAATCATGGATCGAGGACGCGAACCCTTGATAGTGTTGCAAAATCTTGCCAGCTTCTACCGTGACTTACTAATTGCTAAAACTGCTCCCACTCGTAACGATTTAGTTTCCCTTACTTCCGCAACTTGGGAATCACTACGCAAACTTGCAAATAATGTAGAAATTGCCACGATTGTTAATGGACAACAGCACCTAGCAAAAAGCGAAATCCAAATCAAAAACTCTACGCAACCGCGTTTGTGGTTAGAAGTAACATTACTGGGATTATTGGCTACAAATACGGCTCAAACACCCACTGTGACAATTAATAGCGTACCCAGTCCAGAAATTAAACCAATTCCCGTTATTGAGCAAACACCTACAAAGGCGATCGCACCTCTAGAAACACCTTCTCAGCTAGTACAAGCAGAGAGCGATCAAAATTACCATCGCTCCCAAATAGAAACACCTTCTCAGCCTTTGGGAGAAACAGATCCAATAACCCCCATAGCTGCCGGAGATAGCAATTTATGGCAAAAAATAGTTAAGGAAATCAAACCTCTTTCTGCTCAAGCTCTAGTTAGTCAACATTGCCGATTGCTATCTTTTGATGGTAGTTTAGCGCGGGTAGGGATTACTTCTCAACAGTTGCTCAAGTTAGCACAAAATAAAATCCCTAATATTGAAGCCGCTTTTCAAATCTTGGTAGCGCAAAAAGTAAAAGTAGTTTTAGAAGTTAGTAACAGCGAAACTAAAACAGTACCGCCAACAGAACAAATGCGATCGCCTACTGTTTCTCCGCCACAAGAAACCGCCCCCAATGATAACTTCTCCCCTCCGCCACCAAAACCGCCAGAGTTACCCGTCGTTAAGTCACCGCCACCAATTCCAGAAGCCGCCGCACCTAGCACCGATCCAGCCATTGAAGTAGTTGATAATCAATTAGAACTTGCTTCCCAACGTTTAGCAGAGGCTTTTAAGGGCGAAACGGTAAACTTTAACTTCAAACCATCTGTTAGCCCAAAAACCTCCGCCCCAGCAATGCAAATTGCTACTGCTAGTAACTGGGATGAGGAAGACGACGACGAAGTAGATTTTTAA
- the aat gene encoding leucyl/phenylalanyl-tRNA--protein transferase gives MDYDVLAIIEGYAQGYFLMAEDDESLQWYSSRDRTIIPLDDRFRYPKSLQRVLNSDKFTVAINRDFKAVVTGCANRETTWISQELQNIYWTLYLNGWAYSFETWLGDELAGGILGIAIGGIFIGESMFYRIPNGSKVAMVKLVEKLRSQSFVLFDAQMMNPHLERFGAYCIADVEYQGLLKKALMRRCSLR, from the coding sequence ATGGATTATGACGTTTTAGCCATCATTGAGGGTTACGCTCAAGGTTACTTTTTGATGGCAGAGGATGACGAAAGCTTGCAATGGTATTCCAGCCGCGATCGCACAATAATTCCTCTAGATGACAGATTTCGCTACCCCAAATCATTACAGCGTGTTTTAAACTCCGATAAATTTACAGTTGCTATCAACCGCGATTTTAAAGCCGTAGTAACGGGCTGTGCTAATCGGGAAACTACCTGGATTTCTCAGGAATTACAAAATATTTATTGGACGCTTTATCTCAATGGTTGGGCTTATAGCTTTGAAACTTGGCTAGGGGACGAGTTAGCCGGGGGAATCTTGGGAATTGCCATCGGTGGGATATTTATCGGCGAATCGATGTTTTACCGGATTCCCAATGGTTCAAAAGTGGCGATGGTGAAATTAGTAGAAAAATTGCGATCGCAATCCTTTGTCTTATTTGATGCCCAAATGATGAATCCACACTTGGAAAGGTTTGGGGCTTATTGCATCGCAGATGTTGAATACCAAGGATTACTTAAAAAAGCTCTAATGCGTCGATGTTCGCTTAGGTAG
- a CDS encoding M23 family metallopeptidase: protein MVLRLLLFSTFFGLILATDNPQLFSAPTPPRCSTPDLSRYNGIRIQVPKGQTWKQLAAKYKVRADVLFELNGCQNVPQFVFIPGVNWSSQPVISSSKQTLNGYPLPQQASIALGYGWQIDPTTTKVVFHSGIDLLAPIGTPVQAAKDGIVAFAGVQASYGNLVVINHQSGKQTRYAHLQSISVNVGQQVKKGDLLGKVGITGKPSSQLAHLHFELRYASGLGWTAEDPALAIANPP, encoded by the coding sequence ATGGTTTTACGCTTATTGTTATTTTCTACATTTTTTGGCTTAATACTAGCCACTGACAACCCGCAATTATTTTCTGCCCCTACGCCACCAAGGTGTTCTACGCCTGATTTATCTCGTTACAATGGTATTCGCATCCAAGTCCCTAAAGGTCAAACTTGGAAACAATTAGCCGCCAAATACAAAGTCCGCGCCGATGTATTGTTTGAACTCAACGGTTGTCAAAATGTACCGCAATTTGTTTTTATTCCTGGGGTAAATTGGTCATCTCAGCCTGTTATATCTAGCTCTAAACAAACTCTCAACGGCTATCCTCTACCCCAACAAGCAAGCATAGCTTTGGGTTATGGTTGGCAAATCGATCCAACTACAACTAAAGTAGTTTTTCATAGTGGCATAGATTTATTAGCACCCATAGGAACGCCAGTACAGGCGGCAAAAGACGGAATAGTAGCTTTTGCGGGCGTTCAAGCAAGTTATGGCAACTTGGTTGTCATCAATCATCAAAGTGGCAAACAAACCCGCTACGCCCACTTACAGAGTATCTCTGTCAATGTGGGTCAACAAGTTAAAAAAGGCGATTTACTTGGCAAAGTAGGCATTACCGGAAAACCTAGTTCACAACTAGCGCATTTACATTTTGAGCTACGTTATGCCTCTGGACTTGGTTGGACAGCCGAAGATCCTGCATTGGCGATCGCCAATCCTCCTTAA
- a CDS encoding metallophosphoesterase family protein, producing the protein MPIKRRHFLALGSFSALGLAFLTHKLNKPNASSSVNVEQAIATKYASTSEIPFRFVSVADTGTGSKSQYAVAQAMTRYYQQKPYKLVVLAGDNIYNDGEIEKINAVFERPYQELLSQGVKFQACLGNHDIRTANGEPQLKYPGFNMRGRYYTFGQDSAQFFALDTNHNADWKAQLTWLDKELSQSIAPWKIVFGHHQIYSSGHYGLNQPFVKTLAPIFQKHGVQLYINGHEHHYERTRSINGTTYLTCGAGAGTRPVGASEWTARANSELSFAAIELYSDRLEISGIDTKSIIFDKGVIPLKNI; encoded by the coding sequence ATGCCCATCAAACGCCGTCATTTTCTAGCTTTAGGTAGTTTTAGCGCTCTTGGTTTGGCTTTTTTGACCCACAAGTTAAATAAACCAAACGCTTCTAGTAGTGTAAATGTAGAACAAGCGATCGCAACTAAGTATGCGTCTACTTCAGAAATTCCCTTCCGCTTTGTTTCTGTTGCTGATACCGGGACGGGAAGCAAAAGTCAATATGCTGTAGCCCAAGCGATGACGCGATATTACCAGCAAAAGCCCTACAAATTGGTAGTTTTAGCTGGAGACAATATTTATAACGATGGTGAAATTGAAAAAATCAACGCAGTATTTGAGCGTCCTTATCAAGAATTACTTAGTCAAGGCGTAAAGTTTCAAGCGTGTTTGGGAAATCACGACATCCGCACCGCTAACGGCGAACCTCAGTTAAAATATCCTGGCTTTAATATGCGTGGTCGTTACTACACCTTTGGGCAAGATTCGGCTCAATTTTTCGCTTTAGACACTAACCATAACGCCGATTGGAAAGCCCAACTAACTTGGCTAGACAAAGAACTCAGCCAAAGTATTGCACCTTGGAAAATAGTATTTGGACATCATCAAATATATTCATCCGGTCATTATGGTTTAAATCAGCCCTTTGTTAAAACCCTAGCGCCAATTTTTCAAAAGCACGGAGTCCAGCTTTATATCAACGGACACGAGCATCATTACGAACGGACTCGCAGTATTAACGGCACTACCTATTTAACTTGTGGTGCAGGGGCTGGGACGCGCCCTGTAGGTGCTTCTGAGTGGACAGCGCGGGCAAATAGTGAGCTTAGTTTTGCAGCTATTGAATTATATAGCGATCGCCTAGAAATTAGCGGCATTGATACCAAATCTATAATTTTCGACAAAGGCGTTATTCCCTTGAAAAATATTTAA
- a CDS encoding DMT family transporter encodes MRRSPFSTLDKETVGLVYGFLGVLCFSLTLPATRVAVADLDPVVVGLGRSMVAALLAAILLKITHQKPPTRQQIKSLVIVALGVVIGFPILSAWAMVNLPASHGAIVLGIAPLATAIAGTLRTGDRPSWGFWLASILGSTTVVSFAVYSGAGHLQIGDLALLGAMIAASFGYAEGALLAQVMGGWQVISWGLLVAIPMMLLPVIFAIWHHGLVASPTAWFGFGYIAVFSQFLAFFAWYKGLAIGGVARVGQVQLLQPFLTISASALLLGEGISASTIGTAIVVFIIVILGKKTAVKRAT; translated from the coding sequence TTGCGGCGATCGCCTTTTTCTACCTTAGATAAGGAAACTGTAGGTTTAGTCTACGGTTTTTTGGGTGTACTTTGTTTTAGCTTAACTTTACCTGCCACACGAGTAGCAGTAGCAGACTTAGATCCGGTTGTAGTTGGGCTAGGACGATCGATGGTGGCGGCGCTACTAGCGGCGATATTGTTAAAAATTACCCATCAAAAACCCCCGACTCGCCAGCAAATAAAGAGTTTAGTAATTGTTGCTTTGGGAGTAGTAATTGGGTTTCCAATTCTATCAGCTTGGGCGATGGTAAACTTACCCGCTTCTCACGGAGCAATTGTTTTAGGGATTGCGCCCTTAGCTACAGCGATCGCTGGAACTCTCCGCACAGGCGATCGCCCTTCATGGGGTTTTTGGTTGGCGAGTATTTTGGGTAGCACAACAGTAGTTAGTTTTGCTGTTTATTCGGGGGCGGGACACTTGCAAATAGGAGATTTAGCTTTACTGGGAGCAATGATTGCAGCGTCTTTTGGCTACGCCGAGGGCGCATTACTAGCGCAAGTAATGGGAGGATGGCAAGTAATTAGTTGGGGGTTATTAGTCGCTATACCAATGATGCTATTGCCTGTTATTTTCGCCATTTGGCATCACGGTTTAGTAGCTTCGCCTACAGCATGGTTTGGATTTGGTTATATCGCGGTATTTAGTCAGTTTTTGGCGTTTTTTGCTTGGTACAAAGGTTTAGCAATTGGCGGCGTGGCGCGGGTGGGACAAGTTCAACTATTGCAGCCATTTTTAACAATTTCTGCCTCCGCATTGCTACTAGGAGAAGGAATTTCAGCTTCAACTATTGGGACCGCAATTGTTGTATTTATAATTGTGATTTTGGGCAAAAAAACAGCAGTAAAACGTGCTACCTAA
- a CDS encoding glucose-6-phosphate isomerase — MDAAALWQRYQNLLYYNEGLGFYLDVSRMRFDDAFVEALQPKFNSAFAAMADLEQGGIANPDENRMVGHYWLRNPDLAPTQEIKQNVVQTVDKIEDFTNKILNGTIHPPQAAHFTDIISVGIGGSALGPQFVAEALAPDFPPLAIHFIDNTDPAGIDRILTRLRNRLASTLVLVISKSGGTPEPRNGMIEVKKAYAGHNLDFSKYAIAITSENSNLDNLAKSENWLATFPMYDWVGGRTSQLSAVGLLPAALQGIDIRAMIAGAKEMDSLTRIPDIKTNPAALLALAWYFAGNGRGEKDMVVLPYKDSLLLFSRYLQQLVMESLGKQKDLDNQTVNQGIAVYGNKGSTDQHAYVQQLREGIANFFMTFVEVLEDRLGPSSEVEPGVTSGDYLSGLLQGTRQALYENQRDSITVTISQLNPRMVGALIALYERAVGLYGFLINVNAYHQPGVEAGKKAAAAVLDLQRKICQVIEQEKTPLSLMELAEKAGEVDQVEVIYKILRHLHTNKRDIVLQGNLGEPNSLKISAL, encoded by the coding sequence ATGGATGCTGCGGCACTTTGGCAACGCTATCAAAACTTGCTTTATTACAATGAGGGACTGGGATTTTACTTAGATGTCAGTCGGATGAGGTTTGATGATGCTTTTGTAGAAGCGTTGCAACCAAAGTTCAACAGCGCCTTTGCAGCTATGGCAGATTTGGAACAAGGAGGAATTGCCAACCCTGACGAAAATCGCATGGTTGGACACTACTGGCTACGAAATCCCGATTTAGCCCCTACCCAAGAAATTAAGCAAAATGTGGTTCAAACCGTAGATAAAATTGAGGATTTTACTAATAAAATCTTAAATGGAACCATTCACCCGCCCCAAGCGGCTCATTTTACCGATATTATTTCTGTTGGCATTGGTGGTTCTGCCCTTGGCCCGCAATTTGTCGCCGAAGCTTTAGCTCCTGACTTTCCCCCTTTAGCAATACATTTTATTGATAATACCGATCCCGCAGGTATAGATCGCATTCTCACGCGCTTAAGAAATCGCCTAGCTAGTACCTTAGTATTAGTAATTTCTAAGTCTGGAGGAACTCCCGAACCGCGTAACGGCATGATTGAAGTTAAAAAAGCTTACGCTGGTCATAACTTAGACTTTAGTAAATATGCGATCGCGATTACCAGTGAAAATAGTAATTTAGATAACCTGGCAAAATCCGAAAATTGGCTGGCAACTTTCCCCATGTACGATTGGGTAGGCGGGCGAACTTCGCAATTGTCAGCAGTTGGGTTACTTCCGGCGGCGTTGCAGGGTATTGATATCCGCGCGATGATTGCCGGGGCTAAAGAAATGGATAGTCTTACTCGTATCCCCGATATTAAAACCAATCCCGCCGCATTACTTGCTTTAGCTTGGTACTTTGCAGGCAATGGACGAGGCGAAAAAGATATGGTTGTATTGCCTTACAAAGATAGCTTGCTATTATTTAGTCGCTATTTACAGCAGTTAGTAATGGAATCATTGGGCAAACAAAAAGATTTAGACAATCAAACCGTCAATCAAGGCATTGCCGTTTATGGTAACAAAGGTTCTACCGACCAACACGCCTATGTTCAACAGTTACGCGAAGGTATAGCTAACTTTTTTATGACCTTTGTGGAAGTTTTAGAAGATCGTTTAGGCCCTTCCTCGGAAGTAGAACCTGGGGTAACTTCTGGTGATTATTTATCCGGCTTGCTGCAAGGAACTCGTCAAGCACTTTACGAAAATCAACGCGATTCGATTACTGTTACTATTTCCCAACTCAATCCACGCATGGTGGGCGCACTAATTGCTTTGTACGAACGGGCGGTAGGGCTTTACGGCTTTTTAATTAATGTCAACGCCTACCACCAACCGGGCGTAGAAGCCGGGAAAAAAGCGGCGGCGGCAGTTTTGGACTTACAAAGAAAAATCTGTCAAGTGATTGAACAAGAAAAAACTCCCCTATCTTTGATGGAGCTTGCTGAAAAAGCTGGAGAAGTAGACCAAGTTGAAGTAATTTACAAAATCTTGCGTCATCTGCACACCAATAAACGCGATATTGTTTTGCAAGGAAACCTGGGAGAACCAAATAGTTTAAAAATATCTGCTCTTTGA
- the sfsA gene encoding DNA/RNA nuclease SfsA, whose translation MNDWLYKYPPLYPGILLKRYKRFFADIELETGEVITAHCPNTGSMSGISTPGSAVQVSYSNNLKRKLAYTWEMIQVFDNQPTWVGINTMMPNRIIKLALEKFLFPQLSNYQKIQFEVAYGQDKKSRVDFLLSSDTERPIYVEVKSTTWAQKQLALFPDTETTRGQKHLRELTALLPQSRAVMLYFINRGDCNQFAAGDSADPVYGKLLVSAIALGLEVLPCRFEISPQGIRYLGLAPVLDSVPQN comes from the coding sequence ATGAACGATTGGTTGTACAAATATCCGCCGCTTTATCCAGGAATTTTACTCAAACGCTATAAGCGGTTTTTTGCAGACATTGAGCTAGAAACCGGCGAAGTTATCACCGCTCATTGCCCAAATACCGGGTCAATGAGTGGAATTAGTACCCCTGGTAGTGCCGTGCAAGTATCTTACAGTAATAATCTCAAGCGTAAACTAGCTTATACGTGGGAGATGATTCAAGTATTTGATAACCAACCAACTTGGGTAGGAATCAATACCATGATGCCCAATCGAATTATTAAATTGGCATTAGAAAAATTTTTGTTTCCCCAATTAAGCAATTACCAAAAGATTCAGTTTGAGGTTGCTTACGGACAAGACAAGAAAAGTCGAGTAGATTTTTTATTAAGTAGCGATACTGAGCGCCCCATTTATGTAGAAGTAAAAAGTACAACTTGGGCGCAGAAACAACTAGCTTTATTTCCTGATACCGAAACCACACGCGGACAAAAGCACTTGCGAGAGCTTACAGCTTTACTTCCTCAATCACGAGCAGTAATGTTGTACTTTATTAACCGAGGCGACTGTAACCAATTTGCCGCAGGAGATAGTGCAGATCCAGTCTATGGTAAATTGCTTGTTAGCGCGATCGCTCTAGGTTTAGAAGTATTACCCTGTCGCTTTGAAATATCACCACAGGGTATACGTTATTTAGGTTTAGCTCCAGTGCTTGACTCCGTGCCACAGAACTAA